The proteins below are encoded in one region of Scyliorhinus torazame isolate Kashiwa2021f chromosome 8, sScyTor2.1, whole genome shotgun sequence:
- the LOC140428011 gene encoding uncharacterized protein has product MMEWLRIVCLIFGLTSLGVLLAMDMEKGNIMYLCSPNQSTRIHHLCKGDVLRCPHIRGHGIDSWKVIKVKENAGVMKQLHRSRRWEGNIIWTLPCFWNTCKFDFGCVKSGTIKVKSGCQKSVGRDHEKEKGTRERTGRVRREVQLELRLPGDTLKLIKGQTEENPGSMNLFYQIYHRLYGQGRVVCYPNPAAGSRLFSVSPLWGTPQTVVHCQHSEPLPEQVTLPYDPDSAPPAICLPLPRDNSHSQYDRLRRWRAYIPSHFTPNRDSRSYENCFSSEGYGCLLVEVDTNITCLFPTCTDRRCHITQASGQCVCYNTTCVPLNAGLQLLCGWANVSHITVGTRAFRIAGRPEWHFKVG; this is encoded by the coding sequence atgatggagtggctacgcatcgtctgtctgatatttggcctcacttcgcttggcgtgttattggcgatggacatggaaaaggggaatattatgtatctgtgtagccccaaccaatctacaaggatacatcacctatgcaaaggtgatgttcttcgctgcccccatatacgaggacatggtatcgactcatggaaggtcatcaaagttaaggagaatgcaggagtcatgaagcagctgcaccggtcccggcgatgggaagggaacattatatggacattgccttgtttttggaatacatgtaaatttgattttggatgtgttaaaagtggtacaataaaggtaaaatcaggctgtcagaagagtgtaggaagagaccatgagaaagagaaagggactagagagaggacagggcgtgtgagaagggaagtacagctggaacttaggttaccgggagatacacttaagttaattaaaggccaaactgaggaaaacccgggtagtatgaatctcttctatcagatttaccaccgcttgtatggccagggacgggttgtctgctacccgaaccccgcagcggggtctaggttattttctgtttcaccgctttggggcactccccaaacggtggttcattgtcagcattccgagccattgcccgagcaagtcactcttccttacgatccggattcagcaccaccggctatttgccttccccttcctcgggataattcccattcacagtatgataggctgcgacggtggagggcgtacatacctagccacttcactcccaatagggattcccggtcgtacgagaattgcttcagcagtgaaggatatggctgtttgctggtagaggtggacacaaatataacatgtctgtttcccacctgtacggacaggaggtgccatatcacccaggcgtctggccaatgcgtttgttacaacaccacttgcgttccattgaacgccggcctccagctcctctgtggctgggcgaatgtctctcatatcactgttgggacgagggctttccgcattgctgggcggcccgaatggcatttcaaagttggataa